Proteins encoded by one window of Musa acuminata AAA Group cultivar baxijiao chromosome BXJ2-9, Cavendish_Baxijiao_AAA, whole genome shotgun sequence:
- the LOC135624039 gene encoding protein TIFY 3-like — MPNAVAPTQLTILYEGAVNVYDGVPPEKAQAIMLIAAAAATTAANGPSKVRRTDTASMATATVLTRSLSLQIPPANYELLSGIRLLAELPIARRHSLQCLLVKHRDRLASKTPFASAKPSEGMEMDSGAKLA; from the exons ATGCCGAACGCCGTCGCCCCCACGCAGCTCACCATTCTCTACGAAGGAGCTGTCAATGTCTACGACGGAGTTCCCCCGGAAAAG GCGCAGGCGATAATGCTCATTGCTGCTGCCGCTGCAACCACAGCAGCGAATGGTCCGAGTAAGGTCCGCCGGACCGACACAGCGAGTATGGCTACGGCGACGGTGCTCACGAGATCTCTGTCATTGCAGATCCCCCCTGCAAACTACGAGTTG CTTTCGGGGATTCGCCTGTTGGCAGAGCTTCCCATCGCGAGGAGGCATTCGCTCCAGTGTTTGTTGGTGAAGCACCGCGACAG GTTGGCGAGCAAGACACCATTTGCTTCAGCAAAGCCATCAGAGGGCATGGAAATGGATTCAGGTGCGAAGCTTGCTTAA
- the LOC135623042 gene encoding pectinesterase-like yields MAHVGSMSLYERVMMSRNREHKKKLLVWAFAVSLAIALSAGLSLKTIKQAGAKPKPLGHSLHSHNVVSRATDTSTAVTESSVASTCKSTLYPEACEAALASVASTASTKEMFDVSVESAKSRARVARDVAYNMTQPSAQKSTSRSQSSVNDCLELLDITLDQLDDVLRAKKSSSFHDVQTWLSAALTNQATCSEGLETVKAKGGDSLNAQVESLLQYISNALALHKKVKAKDKDGHGGRKLLSDRFPEWLSAGDRRLLQASPEDIRADAVVAKDGSGTHTTINEAIAFVSLASKGSGDGSTKVIYVKAGTYNEYINIPTKQKNVMLMGDGKGKSIVVGSRNAKDGYTTYGSATVAAMGAGFIAKGLTIINNSGPSKHQAVALRVGADKSVVYQCSIQGYQDTLYTHSNRQFYTETDIYGTVDFIFGNSAVVLQNCYIQPRKPGGGQKNSVTAQGRTDPNQNTGISIQKCKIQGSSDLGSTPTYLGRPWQKYSRTVVMETYLDDSIDPDGWEPWSGSFALSTLYYGEYANTGPGASTSGRVRWAGVHPSLSSSEASKFTVAEFIVGDYWLPGTGVSYTSGL; encoded by the exons ATGGCGCATGTTGGAAGCATGAGTCTGTATGAGAGAGTGATGATGTCAAGGAATAGGGAGCACAAGAAAAAGCTCCTTGTATGGGCATTTGCAGTCTCTCTAGCCATAGCTTTATCTGCCGGCCTCTCTTTAAAGACCATAAAGCAAGCAGGAGCTAAGCCGAAGCCACTGGGTCACTCGCTGCATTCCCACAACGTAGTCTCCAGAGCCACCGACACGTCCACCGCCGTCACTGAGAGCTCTGTCGCTTCCACCTGCAAGTCCACCCTCTACCCGGAGGCATGCGAGGCGGCGCTGGCGTCGGTTGCGTCGACGGCCAGCACGAAGGAGATGTTCGACGTCTCCGTCGAGTCCGCGAAGAGCAGGGCCCGCGTGGCACGTGACGTGGCTTACAACATGACGCAGCCGTCGGCCCAGAAGTCCACCTCGCGCTCGCAGTCGAGCGTCAACGACTGCCTCGAGCTCCTGGACATCACCCTGGACCAGCTCGACGACGTCTTGCGCGCGAAGAAGAGCTCCAGCTTCCACGACGTCCAGACGTGGCTCAGTGCCGCGCTGACCAACCAGGCGACGTGCTCGGAGGGCCTCGAGACCGTCAAGGCCAAGGGCGGCGACTCCTTGAACGCCCAGGTGGAGAGCCTGTTGCAGTACATCAGCAACGCGTTGGCGCTGCATAAGAAGGTTAAGGCTAAGGACAAGGACGGCCATGGTGGCCGGAAGCTCCTGTCCGACAGGTTTCCGGAGTGGCTATCGGCAGGAGACCGGAGACTTCTACAGGCCTCTCCAGAGGACATCCGGGCCGACGCGGTGGTGGCCAAGGACGGCAGCGGGACGCACACGACCATCAATGAGGCGATCGCCTTCGTGTCCTTGGCCTCCAAGGGCAGCGGCGATGGTAGCACGAAAGTGATATACGTGAAAGCTGGCACGTACAACGAGTACATCAACATCCCAACCAAGCAGAAGAACGTAATGTTAATGGGGGATGGAAAGGGCAAATCGATCGTTGTAGGCAGCAGGAACGCCAAGGACGGCTACACAACGTACGGCTCTGCGACCGTCG CTGCAATGGGTGCGGGCTTCATCGCGAAGGGCTTGACCATCATCaacaactcaggcccaagcaagcaCCAGGCGGTGGCGCTGCGCGTCGGCGCTGACAAGTCCGTGGTGTACCAGTGCTCCATCCAGGGCTACCAAGACACCCTGTACACCCACTCCAACCGCCAGTTCTACACGGAGACCGACATCTACGGCACCGTCGACTTCATCTTCGGCAACTCCGCCGTGGTGCTGCAGAACTGCTACATCCAGCCCCGGAAGCCCGGGGGCGGCCAGAAGAACTCCGTCACGGCGCAGGGCCGCACCGACCCCAACCAGAACACGGGCATCTCCATCCAGAAGTGCAAGATACAGGGCTCGTCCGACCTGGGGAGCACGCCGACGTACCTCGGCCGGCCGTGGCAGAAGTACTCCCGGACCGTCGTGATGGAGACCTACTTGGACGATTCGATCGACCCGGACGGTTGGGAGCCCTGGTCGGGAAGCTTCGCGTTGTCCACGCTCTACTACGGGGAGTACGCCAACACGGGGCCGGGGGCCTCCACCTCCGGCCGCGTCCGCTGGGCCGGCGTCCACCCGTCCCTCTCATCCAGCGAGGCGTCCAAGTTCACGGTTGCGGAGTTCATCGTCGGGGACTACTGGTTGCCCGGCACCGGTGTCAGCTACACCTCCGGACTCTGA
- the LOC103998134 gene encoding pectinesterase-like, translated as MSAFQDFGYLSERRRAERQQRRRKLLMIAGATVSVVLILAVVGATAFVYYSKQPNRSTTTTTATSSSSGSSSTKGSRASSAVQVICSPTDYRSACESSLTTYANSSSSPKDLVRAAVSSLVDEVGKAFNRVDSIESDDPEVKSAVDSCKEMHQYAVDELARTLGTIDAHNLNQLPKQVHELKNWLSAVSAYQQTCIDGFPDGEMKSKMQTAMNTAKQLTSNALAVVGSLHSFLSLHIPGLNRRLLAAKPEPAFREDGVPSWVSDSDHRILLGRAAKQLTPNVTVAKDGSGDFTTISDALAKIPMKYEGRYVIYVKAGVYEEQVVVDKNMINVTMYGDGSRKTIVTGSKNFVDGTKTFQSATFAAIGDGFMAVAIGFQNTAGAIKHQAVALRVQSDRAIFLNCRMEAYQDTLYTHSHRQFYRGCLILGTVDFIFGDAAAVFQNCILTVRRPLDNQQNIVLAQGRDIRHESTGYVIHNCRIVPDDSLVPDVAKISSYLGRPWKEFSHTVIMESDIGDFISPDGYMPWEGDFALKTLSYKEYNNKGGGADTSKRVKWPGVKVISRDEANTYTTQAFIQGDDWITKTNTPVRLGLFGQ; from the exons ATGTCTGCCTTTCAGGACTTTGGGTACCTCTCGGAGCGCCGGAGGGCGGAGAGGCAGCAGAGGAGGCGGAAGCTCCTCATGATTGCCGGCGCGACCGTGTCCGTCGTGCTGATCCTTGCGGTCGTCGGCGCCACCGCATTTGTCTACTATTCCAAGCAACCCAACCGGTCGACCACGACTACTACTGCTACTTCTTCTTCCAGCGGCTCTTCCTCCACTAAGGGGTCTCGCGCCTCATCGGCCGTTCAGGTGATATGTTCACCGACTGACTACAGGAGCGCCTGCGAGTCGAGCCTGACGACGTACGCCAACTCCAGCTCGTCGCCCAAGGACCTCGTCAGGGCCGCCGTCTCCAGTCTCGTCGACGAGGTAGGCAAGGCCTTCAACCGGGTGGATTCGATCGAGTCCGACGACCCGGAGGTGAAGAGTGCAGTCGATTCCTGCAAGGAGATGCACCAGTACGCCGTGGATGAGCTAGCGCGCACGTTGGGCACCATCGATGCACACAACCTGAACCAGCTTCCCAAGCAAGTCCATGAGCTGAAGAATTGGCTGAGCGCTGTCTCCGCATACCAGCAGACGTGCATCGACGGATTCCCTGATGGGGAAATGAAATCCAAGATGCAGACTGCCATGAACACGGCCAAGCAGTTGACGAGCAACGCTCTGGCCGTCGTCGGAAGCTTGCACTCCTTCCTGTCTCTCCACATCCCTGGCCTCAATCGCCGTCTCCTTGCGGCAAAGCCTGAACCGGCCTTTCGTGAAGACGGTGTTCCTTCGTGGGTTTCCGATAGCGACCATAGGATTCTCCTGGGACGTGCGGCCAAGCAATTAACGCCCAATGTCACGGTCGCTAAGGATGGAAGTGGAGATTTCACCACCATCTCCGATGCACTTGCTAAAATCCCAATGAAATATGAAGGAAG GTATGTAATATACGTCAAGGCGGGAGTGTACGAGGAGCAGGTGGTGGTCGATAAGAACATGATAAACGTCACTATGTATGGTGATGGTTCAAGGAAGACGATTGTTACGGGAAGCAAGAACTTCGTTGACGGCACGAAAACCTTCCAAAGTGCAACATTTG CTGCGATCGGGGATGGGTTCATGGCCGTGGCCATCGGGTTCCAGAACACGGCGGGCGCCATCAAGCACCAGGCGGTGGCCCTCCGCGTCCAGTCCGACCGCGCCATCTTCCTCAACTGCCGCATGGAGGCCTACCAGGACACGCTCTACACCCACTCCCACCGCCAGTTCTACCGCGGCTGCCTCATCCTCGGCACCGTCGACTTCATCTTCGGCGACGCCGCCGCCGTGTTCCAGAACTGCATCTTGACCGTCCGCCGCCCCCTCGACAACCAGCAGAACATCGTCCTCGCCCAGGGCCGCGACATCCGCCACGAGTCCACCGGCTACGTCATCCACAACTGCCGCATCGTCCCCGACGACAGCCTCGTCCCGGACGTCGCCAAGATTTCCAGCTACCTCGGCCGCCCCTGGAAGGAGTTCTCCCACACCGTCATCATGGAGTCCGATATCGGTGACTTCATCAGCCCCGACGGCTACATGCCATGGGAAGGCGACTTCGCCTTGAAGACATTGTCCTACAAAGAGTACAACAACAAGGGTGGCGGCGCCGACACTTCCAAGCGGGTCAAGTGGCCGGGCGTCAAGGTCATCAGCCGGGATGAGGCCAATACCTACACCACCCAAGCGTTCATTCAGGGAGATGATTGGATCACAAAAACAAACACCCCTGTTCGCTTGGGTCTCTTCGGTCAATAA
- the LOC103997909 gene encoding leucine-rich repeat extensin-like protein 4 yields MVGGDEMAPVKLLVGVLCLVFLLFSAAVPALGVNEEEQEAMEGSSVSLAVDPSFQFQNSRLRDAYIALQTWKRTAIFSDPQNLTGNWVGPEVCSYFGVYCAASPDDPYLTVVAGIDLNHADLAGYLPRELGLLTDLALFHLNSNRFCGTVPPTFRRLRLLYELDLSNNRFVGKFPEVVLHLPALRYLDLRFNDFEGPIPPALFERPLDAIFLNSNRLRAGIPATLGHSPVSVLVLANNDLGGCIPSSIGGMAKTLNEIILLNDNLTGCIPTEVGLLRRVTVFDVSFNRLQGPLPESIAGMVSVEQLDVAHNRLTGRIPPGVCDLPRLQNFTYSYNFFAGHPPSCGRGGRSAVFDGKANCIPGQPDQRSPKQCSSAVAQPFDCRKSKCWSGRVPSPYLKPPSPRPTAPRRWPVYSPPSPVGNNPGRHYKPAPRTPPPPPQYESSPSTRSHPPPPSYSPKQSPPPSPSGYHASSPPPAPPAHDYEPAKPPHSPLPPTLVSPPPTHHYQTPTPPAPVQPPTYTNPPYHTSPPSPLSPTGSPPPPPLKSPSPLPTPVPASPPPSQKPWQAPPPPVHSSPQPSPKYAPPPFEHLSSPPPPPTVMKQSPPPSLPPPAELPPPPAPPKCHGKEHPPPILPPVVGVSYASPPPPAIPYY; encoded by the coding sequence ATGGTTGGGGGAGATGAGATGGCCCCTGTCAAGCTGCTCGTCGGCGTGCTCTGCCTCGTCTTCTTGCTGTTCTCGGCTGCTGTTCCGGCGCTCGGGGTGAATGAGGAGGAGCAAGAGGCGATGGAGGGGAGCAGTGTGAGCTTGGCGGTGGACCCGAGCTTCCAGTTCCAGAACTCGAGGCTGAGAGACGCCTACATTGCGCTGCAGACATGGAAGCGCACCGCCATCTTCTCCGACCCGCAGAACCTGACGGGCAACTGGGTCGGCCCCGAGGTGTGTTCCTACTTCGGCGTCTACTGTGCCGCTTCTCCGGACGACCCCTACCTCACCGTCGTTGCTGGCATCGACCTGAACCATGCCGACCTCGCCGGGTACCTCCCGCGGGAGCTCGGCCTCCTCACCGACCTCGCCCTCTTCCACCTCAACTCCAACCGCTTCTGCGGCACTGTGCCCCCCACCTTCCGCCGCCTCCGCCTGCTCTACGAGTTGGACCTCAGCAACAACCGCTTCGTCGGCAAGTTCCCGGAGGTGGTGCTCCACCTGCCGGCCCTCCGCTACCTCGACCTCCGCTTCAACGACTTCGAGGGGCCCATCCCGCCGGCGCTCTTCGAGCGGCCCCTCGATGCCATCTTCCTCAACTCCAACCGCCTCCGCGCCGGCATCCCCGCCACCCTCGGCCACTCTCCGGTGTCCGTCCTCGTGCTCGCCAACAACGACCTCGGCGGGTGCATCCCCTCCTCCATTGGCGGCATGGCCAAGACGCTCAACGAGATCATCCTCCTCAACGACAACCTCACCGGCTGCATCCCGACCGAGGTCGGGCTGCTCCGCCGCGTCACCGTTTTCGACGTCAGCTTCAACCGCCTTCAGGGCCCGCTGCCGGAGTCCATCGCCGGCATGGTGAGCGTCGAGCAGCTCGACGTTGCGCACAACCGCCTTACGGGGCGCATCCCCCCGGGCGTATGCGACCTCCCCAGGCTCCAGAACTTCACCTACTCATACAACTTCTTCGCCGGCCATCCGCCGTCCTGCGGCCGCGGCGGAAGGTCGGCGGTGTTCGACGGCAAGGCGAACTGTATCCCCGGCCAGCCGGACCAGCGGTCCCCCAAGCAGTGCTCCTCCGCGGTGGCCCAACCCTTCGATTGCCGCAAGTCCAAGTGCTGGAGTGGCCGCGTGCCATCCCCTTACCTCAAGCCACCGTCCCCGCGGCCGACTGCTCCTAGGAGATGGCCGGTATACAGTCCGCCGTCTCCGGTGGGGAACAACCCCGGAAGGCACTACAAGCCAGCACCTcgtacgccgccgccgccgccgcagtaCGAATCATCGCCTTCTACGAGATCTCACCCACCGCCGCCGTCATACTCGCCGAAGCAATCGCCGCCGCCGTCCCCTTCGGGCTACCATGCTTCCTCACCGCCACCTGCCCCTCCTGCGCACGACTATGAACCAGCAAAACCTCCCCACAGCCCATTGCCACCCACATTGGTCTCACCTCCTCCAACGCATCACTATCAAACGCCTACTCCTCCTGCCCCTGTTCAGCCTCCGACATATACCAACCCTCCGTATCATACTTCACCACCATCGCCGTTGTCACCTACAGggtcgcctccgccgccgcccctcAAGTCACCATCGCCACTGCCGACACCAGTGCCTGCCTCCCCGCCGCCGTCGCAAAAGCCATGGCAAGCTCCACCACCACCGGTACACTCCTCACCGCAGCCATCACCCAAGTATGCTCCTCCCCCGTTCGAACATTTGTcgtcaccaccacctcctccgacCGTGATGAAGCAATCTCCTCCGCCGTCGCTTCCACCACCGGCAGAGCTGCCGCCGCCACCAGCACCGCCCAAGTGCCACGGGAAGGAGCATCCACCGCCGATACTGCCGCCCGTTGTAGGCGTGTCCTATGCTTCGCCACCACCGCCGGCGATACCGTACTACTGA
- the LOC135623040 gene encoding guanine nucleotide-binding protein subunit gamma 2-like: MTTNGEGAEMVARGPPSLHLSTRNGNFLGKHRLSAAISRLNQEIQYLQEELNELETMGPSSAACKEILMSTEGKPDAFLPVTPGPENAAWHRWFQRVRSSHSRKWWTHKGSSDIL; encoded by the exons atgacgaCGAACGGAGAGGGAGCGGAGATGGTGGCGCGGGGACCGCCGTCTCTGCATCTGTCGACGCGGAATGGCAATTTCTTGGGGAAGCACCGCCTCTCGGCCGCCATTTCCCGGCTCAATCAAGAGATCCAGTACCTCCag GAGGAACTAAACGAACTTGAAACAATGGGGCCTTCTTCTGCAGCATGCAAGGA AATCTTGATGAGCACAGAAGGCAAACCTGATGCCTTCCTTCCTGT CACACCAGGCCCCGAAAATGCTGCCTGGCACCGGTGGTTCCAACGTGTACGCAGCTCTCATAGTCGGAAATGGTGGACACACAAAGGTTCTTCTGATATTCTTTAA
- the LOC103997911 gene encoding probable pectinesterase/pectinesterase inhibitor 12, with amino-acid sequence MASLAPALVTCLLFLLMSSSNASATSMDASSAKSIQSLCQTTPYPAACLDSLKLSVSITINPSILSLALRSLQAAISQATKLSSLLSSAGRDGALVESQRSSLRDCQDLHQITSASLQRSAGLVEPDARKLADARAYLSAALTNRATCLEGLAGAWGPLKDTLVDSWVAAYAHVSNSLSLVTRSGGRKGRRLSSSSSYSRRGSEGWGFPAWVGRRERRLLQDGHYGEVDPASVVTVAPDGTGNFTTVAEAVAWAPSYYDGRTIILVRAGVYEENVEIPGDKTNIVLIGDGRDVTVIRGHRSVGDGWTTFASATVAVSGQGFMARDIAFQNVAGPAKGQAVALRVNADLVALYRCAIDGHQDTLYVHSFRQFYRECDIFGTVDFILGNAAVVFQDCNIVAKRPASGQYNVITAQSRDDPNEDTGIAIQNCTILASDELASGNQVEVKTFLGRPWAIYSTTVYMESYMDGLVDPAGWVEWSGDQGLDTLYYGEYMNSGPGSATDSRVTWPGYHVMDYDDAYSFTVSQFIDDDEWLESTAFPYDNGI; translated from the exons ATGGCTTCTCTCGCTCCAGCACTGGTAACATGTCTCCTGTTCCTTCTAATGTCCTCCTCCAATGCCTCCGCCACGTCTATGGACGCGAGCTCCGCCAAGTCCATTCAGTCTCTGTGCCAGACCACCCCGTACCCGGCCGCCTGCCTCGACTCCCTGAAGCTCTCCGTCTCCATCACCATCAACCCCTCTATCCTCTCCCTGGCCCTCCGCTCCCTCCAGGCCGCCATCTCCCAGGCGACAAAGCTCTCCTCTCTGCTCTCCTCCGCCGGCCGAGACGGCGCCCTAGTCGAGTCCCAGCGCAGCTCCCTCAGGGACTGCCAGGACCTGCACCAGATCACCTCTGCCTCCCTCCAGCGCTCGGCCGGTCTAGTCGAGCCCGATGCCCGCAAGCTGGCCGACGCCCGGGCCTACCTCTCCGCCGCGCTCACCAACAGAGCCACCTGCCTCGAGGGCCTCGCCGGAGCCTGGGGCCCGCTCAAGGACACGCTCGTCGACTCCTGGGTCGCCGCATACGCCCACGTCAGCAACTCCCTCTCCCTCGTCACCCGCTCCGGGGGCCGCAAGGGGCGgcgtctctcctcctcctcctcctacagcCGCCGCGGCAGCGAGGGCTGGGGGTTCCCGGCGTGGGTAGGGCGCAGGGAGCGGCGGTTGCTGCAGGACGGCCACTATGGCGAGGTCGACCCGGCTTCGGTGGTCACAGTGGCACCGGACGGTACGGGGAACTTCACGACGGTGGCCGAGGCGGTGGCCTGGGCGCCGAGCTACTACGACGGCCGCACCATCATCCTGGTGCGGGCGGGGGTGTACGAGGAGAACGTGGAGATCCCCGGCGATAAGACCAACATCGTCCTTATCGGCGACGGCAGAGACGTCACCGTCATCAGAGGGCATCGAAGCGTCGGCGACGGCTGGACCACCTTCGCATCAGCCACCGTTG CGGTATCCGGTCAAGGATTCATGGCGCGAGACATCGCGTTTCAGAACGTGGCCGGCCCGGCGAAGGGCCAGGCTGTGGCCCTCCGAGTGAACGCCGACCTGGTGGCACTGTACCGATGTGCCATCGACGGACACCAGGACACGCTCTACGTCCACTCCTTCCGCCAGTTCTACCGGGAGTGTGACATCTTCGGCACCGTCGACTTCATCCTCGGCAACGCCGCTGTCGTCTTCCAAGACTGCAACATCGTGGCCAAGAGGCCCGCCTCGGGGCAGTACAACGTGATCACAGCGCAGTCCAGAGACGACCCGAACGAGGACACCGGCATCGCGATACAGAACTGCACCATTCTGGCGTCCGACGAGCTTGCTTCCGGCAACCAGGTGGAGGTAAAGACCTTCTTGGGCAGGCCGTGGGCTATCTACTCGACGACGGTGTACATGGAGTCGTACATGGACGGCCTCGTGGATCCGGCGGGGTGGGTGGAGTGGTCCGGCGACCAAGGGCTGGACACGTTGTATTATGGCGAGTACATGAACAGCGGGCCGGGCTCGGCCACCGACAGCCGTGTCACCTGGCCTGGTTACCACGTGATGGACTATGATGATGCCTACAGCTTCACGGTCTCACAGTTCATCGACGACGACGAGTGGCTGGAATCTACCGCATTCCCTTATGATAACGGTATTTGA